A single region of the Arthrobacter sp. V1I7 genome encodes:
- a CDS encoding bifunctional aldolase/short-chain dehydrogenase codes for MTNPTVEQLITRSNRLGADKRNTNYAGGNTSAKGTEKDPVTGEDVRLLWVKGSGGDLGTLSEPGLAVLRLDRLLALKNVYPGVEREDEMVAAFDYCLHGKGGAAPSIDTAMHGLVDAAHVDHLHPDSGIAIATAADGEALTARIFGDKVAWVPWRRPGFQLGLDIAAIKDANPQAIGTILGGHGTTAWGATSEEAEANSLWIIEQAEKYIAEHGRPEPFGPALPGYAALPEPARRAKAAALAPVVRGLASTDKPVVGHFSDDAAVLEFLEGQEHPRLGALGTSCPDHFLRTKVKPLVLDLPADASIEDSVARLQELHAAYREDYQAYYDRHAVPSRSLTSQARPGNRAAVGPASPAMRGADPAIVLIPGVGMFSYGKDKQTARVAGEYYRNAINVMRGAEAISTYAPIEEAEKFRIEYWALEEAKLARMPKPKSHATRIALVTGAASGIGKAIAARLAAEGACVVIADLNLDSARAVAEELGGSDVAVGIQADVTDEAQVVAAVNAAVLAFGGLDLVVNNAGLSISKPLLETTEKDWDLQHNVMAKGSFLVSKAAAKVLIDQGMGGDIVYISSKNSVFAGPNNIAYSATKADQAHQVRLLAAELGEHGIRVNGINPDGVVRGSGIFAGGWGAKRAAVYGVDEEKLGEYYAQRTLLKREVLPENVANAAIVLTGSELSHTTGLHIPVDAGVATAFLR; via the coding sequence ATGACAAATCCAACAGTTGAACAACTGATCACCCGCTCCAACCGCCTCGGCGCGGACAAGCGGAACACCAACTACGCCGGCGGCAACACCTCCGCCAAGGGCACCGAAAAGGACCCGGTGACCGGTGAGGACGTCCGGCTGCTGTGGGTGAAGGGCTCCGGCGGCGACCTGGGCACGCTGAGCGAACCCGGACTCGCCGTGCTCCGCCTGGACCGGCTGCTGGCGCTGAAGAACGTCTACCCCGGCGTCGAGCGGGAAGATGAGATGGTCGCGGCGTTCGATTACTGCCTGCATGGCAAGGGCGGCGCCGCCCCCTCGATCGACACCGCGATGCACGGACTCGTGGATGCCGCCCATGTGGACCACCTGCACCCGGATTCGGGCATCGCGATCGCCACGGCCGCCGACGGCGAAGCCCTCACCGCCAGGATCTTTGGCGACAAGGTCGCCTGGGTGCCGTGGCGCCGTCCGGGCTTCCAGCTGGGCCTGGACATCGCCGCGATCAAGGACGCCAACCCGCAGGCCATCGGCACCATCCTCGGCGGGCACGGCACCACCGCCTGGGGCGCCACCAGCGAAGAAGCCGAAGCCAACTCACTGTGGATCATCGAGCAGGCCGAAAAGTACATCGCCGAGCACGGCCGCCCCGAGCCGTTCGGACCTGCACTCCCCGGCTATGCCGCCCTGCCGGAGCCCGCACGGCGCGCGAAGGCCGCCGCGCTGGCGCCCGTGGTCCGGGGGCTGGCCTCCACGGACAAGCCGGTCGTGGGGCACTTCAGCGACGACGCCGCGGTCCTGGAATTCCTGGAAGGGCAAGAGCACCCCCGCCTCGGGGCCCTGGGCACGTCCTGCCCGGACCATTTCCTGCGGACCAAGGTCAAGCCGCTGGTCCTGGACCTGCCTGCCGACGCGTCCATCGAGGACTCCGTGGCCCGGCTGCAGGAACTCCATGCCGCCTACCGGGAGGACTACCAGGCCTACTACGACCGCCACGCCGTCCCCAGCCGCTCCCTGACCTCGCAAGCTCGGCCAGGGAACCGTGCGGCCGTGGGCCCAGCCAGCCCGGCCATGCGCGGCGCGGACCCCGCGATCGTGCTGATCCCCGGCGTGGGCATGTTCTCCTACGGCAAGGACAAGCAGACCGCCCGGGTTGCCGGGGAGTACTACCGCAACGCCATCAACGTCATGCGCGGCGCCGAGGCCATCTCCACGTACGCCCCGATCGAGGAAGCCGAGAAATTCCGGATCGAATACTGGGCGCTGGAGGAAGCAAAGCTGGCCAGGATGCCGAAGCCGAAGTCGCATGCCACCCGGATCGCCCTGGTGACGGGGGCGGCGTCGGGCATCGGCAAGGCCATCGCCGCCCGGCTCGCCGCGGAAGGCGCGTGCGTCGTGATCGCGGACCTGAACCTGGACAGCGCCCGGGCCGTCGCCGAAGAGCTCGGCGGCTCCGACGTCGCCGTCGGGATCCAGGCCGACGTCACCGACGAGGCCCAGGTCGTGGCCGCGGTGAACGCCGCGGTGCTGGCCTTCGGCGGCCTGGACCTGGTGGTCAACAACGCGGGCCTGTCCATTTCCAAGCCGCTGCTCGAGACCACCGAGAAGGACTGGGACCTCCAGCACAACGTCATGGCCAAGGGCTCCTTCCTGGTCTCCAAGGCCGCCGCGAAGGTCCTGATCGACCAGGGCATGGGCGGGGACATCGTCTACATCTCCTCCAAGAACTCCGTCTTCGCCGGCCCCAACAACATCGCCTACTCCGCGACCAAGGCCGACCAGGCCCACCAGGTCCGGCTCCTCGCGGCCGAACTCGGCGAGCACGGCATCCGGGTCAACGGCATCAACCCCGACGGCGTCGTGCGCGGCTCCGGGATCTTCGCCGGCGGATGGGGCGCCAAACGCGCCGCGGTCTACGGTGTCGACGAGGAAAAACTGGGCGAGTACTACGCCCAGCGCACCCTGCTCAAGCGCGAAGTCCTGCCCGAAAACGTCGCCAACGCCGCCATCGTGCTCACCGGCAGCGAACTGTCCCACACCACCGGCCTGCACATCCCGGTCGACGCCGGCGTCGCCACCGCCTTCCTCCGATGA
- the rhaI gene encoding L-rhamnose isomerase, translating into MSIPTDVLTTLEHQSIELPSWAFGNSGTRFKVFATPGTPRSIEEKIADAAQVHALTGLAPSVALHIPWDKADDYAALAGYAAGLGVKLGTINSNTFQDDDYKFGSLTHSDPAVRSKAIDHMYECLEVMNQTGSRDLKIWLADGTNYPGQGNLRARQDWLADSLRKVYDRLGDDQRMVLEYKFFEPAFYHTDVPDWGTSYVHCAALGEKAMVCLDTGHHAPGTNIEFIVAQLLRLGKLGSFDFNSRFYADDDLIVGAADPFQLFRIMHEVVRGGGLDPAVGVAFMLDQCHNVEGKIPGQIRSVLNVQEMTARALLVDTAALAAAQNAGDVLAANAVLMDAFYTDVRPDLAQWRESRGLPADPMAAFAASGYQEKINADRQGGHQAGWGA; encoded by the coding sequence GTGTCTATCCCCACTGACGTTTTGACCACGCTCGAGCATCAAAGCATCGAACTGCCTTCCTGGGCGTTCGGGAACTCCGGCACCCGCTTCAAGGTCTTCGCGACCCCCGGGACCCCGCGCAGCATCGAGGAAAAGATCGCCGACGCCGCCCAGGTCCACGCGCTCACCGGGCTGGCGCCCTCCGTGGCTCTGCACATTCCCTGGGACAAGGCGGACGACTACGCGGCCCTGGCCGGGTACGCCGCCGGCCTCGGGGTGAAACTGGGAACGATTAACAGCAACACGTTCCAGGACGACGACTACAAGTTCGGCAGCCTCACCCACAGCGATCCTGCGGTGCGTTCGAAGGCCATCGACCACATGTACGAGTGCCTGGAAGTGATGAACCAGACCGGGTCGCGCGACCTGAAAATCTGGCTGGCGGACGGCACGAACTACCCGGGCCAGGGCAACCTGCGCGCCCGGCAGGACTGGCTGGCCGACTCGCTGCGCAAGGTCTATGACCGCCTCGGAGATGACCAGCGGATGGTGCTGGAGTACAAGTTCTTCGAGCCGGCTTTCTACCACACGGACGTTCCGGACTGGGGAACCTCCTACGTGCACTGCGCGGCCCTCGGTGAGAAGGCCATGGTCTGCCTGGACACCGGGCACCATGCTCCGGGCACCAACATCGAGTTCATCGTGGCGCAGCTGCTGCGCCTGGGCAAGCTCGGTTCCTTTGACTTCAACTCCCGCTTCTACGCCGACGATGACCTGATTGTCGGCGCCGCGGATCCGTTCCAGCTGTTCCGCATCATGCACGAGGTGGTCCGTGGCGGCGGACTGGATCCCGCCGTCGGCGTAGCGTTCATGCTGGACCAGTGCCATAACGTCGAGGGGAAGATCCCGGGCCAGATCCGTTCCGTGCTCAACGTCCAGGAGATGACCGCCCGGGCACTGCTGGTCGACACGGCCGCCCTGGCGGCAGCGCAGAATGCCGGCGATGTGCTGGCAGCGAACGCCGTCCTCATGGACGCCTTCTACACGGACGTCCGGCCCGACCTTGCGCAGTGGCGCGAATCCCGCGGACTGCCCGCGGACCCGATGGCCGCCTTCGCCGCCAGCGGATACCAGGAAAAAATCAATGCCGACCGCCAGGGCGGCCACCAGGCCGGATGGGGAGCCTAA
- a CDS encoding L-rhamnose mutarotase codes for MSRQRVCFQLQVKPGLIEEYTRRHAAVWPEMLAALKSSGWHNYSLFLRPDGLLIGYFETDSLPEAQARMAATDINARWQAEMSGFFEDLDGAPDEGFLQLTEVFNLEDQLAASAPGLTHSKSKGD; via the coding sequence ATGAGCCGCCAGCGTGTCTGCTTCCAGCTCCAGGTCAAGCCCGGACTCATCGAGGAGTACACCCGGCGGCACGCCGCCGTCTGGCCGGAGATGCTCGCGGCCCTGAAGAGTTCCGGCTGGCACAACTACTCGCTCTTCCTCCGACCCGACGGGCTGCTGATCGGGTATTTCGAAACCGACAGCCTTCCCGAAGCGCAGGCCCGGATGGCCGCCACCGACATCAACGCCCGCTGGCAGGCCGAAATGTCCGGCTTCTTCGAAGACCTGGACGGAGCCCCCGATGAGGGTTTCCTCCAACTGACTGAAGTATTCAACCTCGAGGACCAGCTGGCCGCCTCTGCGCCAGGCCTCACCCACTCCAAATCCAAAGGAGACTGA
- a CDS encoding L-fucose/L-arabinose isomerase family protein, which yields MNQKQSAARLLQPHRRRPTRIGLVSGGLGAYWPQFPDLLPQLQESVAYVTGRFQDLDADVVDTGFISDAQEAATAGEKLRVADCDLIVIFLTTYLTSSMVLPIAQRTKTPVLVIDLQPTEAMDHANFDTGKWLAYCGQCPVPEVANVFRRAGIDFRSVSGHLKQESAWERITQWVHAAGVRARLRSARHGLMGHVYPGMLDVATDLTTVSTTFGSHVEVLEFDDLRERVNAVTGAQVSERLEVARALFVVDDSVNDDDFAWGAKVSVGLDRLVEDFDLDSVAYYHRGLAGEQHERLGAGMILGSSIVTARGIPMAGEFELRTSIAMLAAEAIGAGGSFTEIQALNFFDNVVEMGHDGPAHLAVSAQDPLLRGLGVYHGKRGWGVSVEFDVRHGPVTTFGLGQDRDGSFVFVTSEGVVVPGPLLAIGNTTSRVDFGGDPGLWVDQWSQTGIGHHWALCVGHRAADIKAAASLLGIEHRQVVLS from the coding sequence ATGAACCAGAAACAATCAGCCGCCCGGCTGCTGCAGCCGCACCGGCGCCGCCCCACCCGCATCGGATTGGTCTCCGGCGGCCTCGGCGCCTACTGGCCCCAGTTTCCGGACCTGCTCCCGCAGCTGCAGGAGTCCGTGGCGTACGTCACCGGACGCTTCCAGGACCTCGACGCCGACGTTGTGGACACCGGCTTCATTTCCGATGCGCAGGAAGCCGCGACCGCCGGTGAGAAACTGCGCGTCGCTGATTGTGATTTGATCGTCATCTTCCTGACCACGTACCTGACGTCCTCCATGGTGCTGCCCATCGCCCAGCGGACCAAGACCCCCGTGCTGGTGATTGACCTGCAACCCACGGAGGCGATGGACCACGCGAACTTCGACACCGGCAAATGGTTGGCTTACTGCGGCCAATGCCCGGTCCCCGAAGTCGCCAACGTCTTCCGCCGGGCCGGAATCGATTTCCGCTCCGTCTCCGGCCACCTCAAGCAGGAGTCCGCCTGGGAACGGATCACCCAATGGGTGCACGCCGCGGGCGTCCGTGCCCGGCTGCGCAGCGCCCGGCACGGACTCATGGGCCACGTGTATCCGGGCATGCTGGATGTCGCCACCGACCTGACAACCGTCTCGACCACTTTCGGCTCCCACGTGGAGGTGCTCGAATTCGATGACCTGCGTGAACGGGTGAACGCGGTCACCGGGGCACAGGTTTCCGAACGGCTCGAAGTGGCCCGGGCCCTCTTTGTCGTCGACGATTCCGTGAATGACGACGACTTCGCCTGGGGCGCGAAAGTCTCGGTGGGCCTCGACCGGCTGGTGGAGGACTTCGATCTGGACTCCGTCGCCTACTACCACCGCGGCCTCGCCGGCGAACAGCACGAGCGGCTGGGCGCCGGGATGATCCTCGGCTCCTCCATCGTCACCGCCCGGGGAATCCCGATGGCGGGCGAATTCGAGCTGCGGACTTCCATCGCGATGCTCGCCGCCGAGGCGATCGGCGCCGGCGGCTCCTTCACCGAAATCCAGGCCCTTAACTTCTTCGACAATGTTGTGGAGATGGGCCACGACGGCCCCGCGCATCTGGCGGTGTCCGCCCAAGACCCGCTGCTCCGCGGGCTCGGCGTGTACCACGGCAAACGCGGCTGGGGCGTCTCGGTTGAATTCGATGTCCGGCACGGACCCGTCACCACCTTCGGGCTCGGCCAGGACCGGGACGGCAGCTTTGTCTTTGTCACCTCCGAGGGTGTGGTGGTGCCCGGCCCGCTGCTGGCAATCGGCAACACGACCTCCCGCGTCGATTTCGGCGGGGACCCGGGACTGTGGGTGGACCAATGGAGCCAGACAGGCATCGGCCATCACTGGGCCCTCTGCGTGGGGCACCGCGCGGCCGACATCAAGGCCGCAGCGTCCCTCCTGGGTATCGAACACCGGCAGGTGGTGCTGTCATGA
- the rhaS gene encoding rhamnose ABC transporter substrate-binding protein, with translation MMLNRKNTGTTGRLASLIAITAAAALALTACNGGTGSTGGNSPAAGGDLKITFIPKQLNNPYTDVVLGGGKKGAQEAGFASSQIVGPLEASASSQVSFVNAETQAGTNVIVIAANDPDAVCTALGEARAAGAKIVAFDSDANPDCRDVFISQVVAKEVALIQTKLISEQIGGSGEIAILSATANATNQNEWIKFMEEELASNPAYKDIKLVAKVYGDDNDTKSFQEAQGLMQAHPNLKGIISPTTVGIAATGRYLSTSAYKGKVALTGLGLPNEMRPFVKDGTVKEFALWDPAQLGYVAAFAGKALQDGKITGAEGDTFTAGELGERKVEKGGLVIVGPPTVFNAENVDKYNF, from the coding sequence ATGATGTTGAACCGCAAAAACACAGGCACCACCGGCCGCTTGGCGTCCCTGATCGCGATCACCGCCGCGGCCGCCCTGGCCCTGACAGCCTGTAATGGCGGCACCGGATCAACCGGCGGCAACAGCCCTGCGGCGGGAGGGGACCTTAAAATCACCTTCATCCCGAAGCAGCTGAACAACCCCTATACGGACGTTGTCCTGGGCGGCGGCAAGAAGGGCGCCCAGGAGGCGGGCTTCGCCTCCTCGCAGATCGTCGGCCCCCTGGAGGCTTCCGCGTCCAGCCAGGTTTCCTTCGTCAACGCCGAGACCCAGGCCGGCACGAATGTCATTGTGATTGCCGCCAACGACCCCGACGCCGTGTGCACAGCCCTCGGCGAGGCCCGAGCCGCCGGCGCGAAGATCGTCGCCTTCGACTCGGATGCCAACCCGGACTGCCGCGACGTCTTCATCAGCCAGGTGGTCGCCAAGGAGGTGGCCCTGATCCAGACCAAGCTGATCTCCGAACAGATCGGCGGCAGCGGCGAGATCGCGATCCTCTCGGCCACCGCGAACGCCACGAACCAGAACGAGTGGATCAAGTTCATGGAGGAGGAACTGGCTTCCAACCCGGCGTACAAGGACATCAAGCTCGTGGCGAAGGTCTACGGCGATGACAACGACACCAAGTCCTTCCAGGAGGCCCAGGGCCTGATGCAGGCCCACCCGAACCTGAAGGGCATCATTTCCCCGACCACCGTCGGCATCGCAGCGACCGGACGGTACCTCTCCACCTCCGCGTACAAGGGGAAAGTCGCGCTCACCGGACTGGGCCTGCCCAATGAAATGCGCCCGTTCGTCAAGGACGGGACCGTCAAGGAGTTCGCTCTTTGGGACCCGGCGCAGCTCGGATACGTTGCCGCATTCGCCGGCAAAGCGCTCCAGGACGGCAAAATCACCGGTGCCGAAGGCGATACCTTCACGGCCGGCGAGCTGGGCGAACGCAAAGTCGAAAAGGGCGGACTCGTGATCGTGGGGCCGCCGACGGTCTTCAATGCCGAGAACGTCGACAAGTACAACTTCTGA
- a CDS encoding ABC transporter permease, which produces MSETTSPTSTAPTPVADSTKPLASEPKGRTGAARILTSRDAITVYALLAFLLYAAIAIPRFASPVTTGFLLLDVIPVLLIAMPMTLIIITGEIDLSVASTAGLTSALMGVLWASGMDIWLVLTTSLLAGVAAGMFNGLLIAVLGLPSLAVTIGTLALFRGLALVIIGDNAVANFPKPLTAFFTSKLGATGIPTVMIGVVLVMVFFGVLLHFTPFGRGLFAMGYSKEAASFVGIKVARSKFWLYVGSGAVSALAGIYWTLRYTSARSDNASGLELAVIAAVLLGGVSIFGGKGSIPGVIAGVLLIGTLNYALRLARVSDVVLITVTGLLLIFSVVAPSIGSAVKEWQHTRRVRRSFSQKAS; this is translated from the coding sequence ATGTCTGAAACCACGTCGCCCACCAGCACTGCACCAACTCCCGTGGCGGACAGCACCAAGCCGCTTGCCAGCGAACCCAAAGGCAGGACCGGCGCCGCACGGATCCTGACCAGCAGGGACGCCATCACGGTTTACGCCCTCCTGGCCTTCCTCCTCTACGCCGCCATCGCCATCCCGCGCTTCGCCTCGCCGGTCACCACCGGCTTCCTCCTGCTGGACGTCATCCCGGTGCTGCTCATCGCGATGCCCATGACCCTGATCATCATCACCGGTGAAATAGACCTCTCCGTCGCCAGCACCGCCGGCCTGACCAGCGCCTTGATGGGCGTCCTCTGGGCCAGCGGGATGGATATCTGGTTGGTCCTGACGACCAGCCTGCTGGCCGGAGTAGCGGCCGGGATGTTCAACGGCCTCCTGATCGCCGTCCTCGGTCTGCCTTCACTGGCGGTCACCATCGGCACCCTGGCACTCTTCCGCGGCCTTGCCCTGGTGATCATCGGCGACAATGCGGTGGCGAACTTCCCGAAGCCCCTGACCGCTTTCTTCACCTCCAAACTTGGCGCCACCGGCATTCCAACGGTGATGATCGGCGTCGTCCTGGTGATGGTCTTCTTCGGGGTGCTGCTGCACTTCACGCCCTTCGGACGCGGACTGTTCGCGATGGGCTACAGCAAGGAAGCCGCCAGCTTCGTCGGGATCAAGGTTGCGCGCAGCAAGTTCTGGCTCTACGTGGGATCAGGCGCCGTTTCGGCCCTGGCCGGCATTTACTGGACGTTGCGCTACACCAGCGCCCGCAGCGACAACGCCTCCGGCCTGGAACTGGCCGTCATCGCCGCCGTACTCCTTGGCGGGGTGTCGATCTTCGGCGGCAAGGGGTCCATCCCCGGCGTCATTGCGGGGGTCCTGCTGATCGGGACACTCAACTACGCCCTGCGGCTGGCCCGGGTTTCCGACGTCGTCCTCATCACCGTCACGGGGCTGCTGCTCATCTTCTCCGTGGTTGCTCCGAGCATCGGGTCCGCCGTCAAAGAATGGCAACACACCCGCCGCGTCCGCCGCAGCTTCAGCCAGAAAGCAAGCTGA
- a CDS encoding ABC transporter permease produces MSSALDHKKVTTPVPGAGRGQGALASVLRLRELPVLIALAVLVLVTYLINPLFLTPQGVKDLLLNATIIIILAAGQTLLIITRNIDLSVGSMLGLVAFGTGSIFSSMPGIPIVAVFAIGMAFGAVLGAFNGILVTVAKVPALVITLGTLYVFRGLNNAWAGGKQFFAGDRPDAFGALSVDTVLGFPIITLLAIVVVLGVAVYMSGTRPGRDLYAIGSDPDAATAFGIKVSKRVFLAFLANGALAGLAGVLYASRFNSVGATTGTGMELTVVAAAVVGGVAIFGGSGSVAGAALGALLLTTITSSLTALRVDKFWQQAIVGVLILTAIIIDRVASLRTAKKLRISEARNV; encoded by the coding sequence ATGAGCTCCGCTCTGGACCACAAGAAAGTGACCACGCCGGTACCCGGCGCCGGCCGCGGCCAGGGCGCGCTCGCCTCGGTGCTGCGGCTGCGCGAGTTGCCGGTGCTGATCGCCCTCGCCGTTCTCGTCCTGGTGACGTACCTGATCAACCCGCTGTTCCTCACCCCCCAGGGCGTGAAAGACCTGCTGCTCAATGCCACCATCATCATCATCCTGGCGGCCGGGCAGACCCTGCTGATCATCACCCGGAACATCGATCTCTCCGTGGGGTCCATGCTGGGTCTGGTGGCCTTCGGCACCGGGTCCATCTTCTCAAGCATGCCCGGCATCCCGATTGTGGCTGTCTTCGCTATCGGCATGGCCTTCGGAGCGGTTCTCGGTGCCTTCAACGGCATCCTCGTGACCGTGGCTAAAGTTCCCGCCCTCGTCATCACCCTGGGGACCCTCTACGTATTCCGCGGCTTGAACAACGCGTGGGCAGGCGGCAAGCAGTTCTTTGCCGGTGACCGGCCGGACGCCTTCGGAGCCCTCTCGGTGGACACCGTGCTGGGGTTCCCCATCATCACCCTGCTGGCCATCGTCGTCGTTCTCGGCGTTGCCGTCTACATGTCCGGAACCCGGCCCGGCAGGGACCTGTACGCCATTGGCTCGGACCCGGACGCGGCCACCGCCTTCGGCATCAAGGTCTCCAAACGGGTGTTCCTGGCCTTCCTCGCCAACGGGGCGCTGGCAGGCCTGGCCGGCGTGCTCTACGCCAGCCGCTTCAACTCCGTCGGCGCCACCACCGGAACCGGCATGGAACTGACGGTCGTTGCCGCCGCCGTCGTCGGCGGTGTGGCGATCTTCGGCGGCAGCGGATCGGTGGCCGGGGCAGCCCTCGGCGCGCTGCTGCTCACGACCATCACCAGCTCACTGACCGCGCTGCGGGTCGACAAGTTCTGGCAGCAGGCCATCGTCGGGGTGCTGATCCTCACGGCCATCATCATCGACCGCGTGGCAAGCCTGCGCACAGCCAAGAAACTGCGGATAAGCGAGGCCCGGAATGTCTGA
- a CDS encoding sugar ABC transporter ATP-binding protein, with translation MQQTDSPRSGPSGDGPRPVLSLHHAAKTFGPVVALADGTIEIQAGEIHALVGENGAGKSTLVKILAGLHHPDSGDFQVGGESVQFRNVGDSKAAGISVIYQEPTLFPDLTVAENIFVGRQPKGRFGLISKAAMVREASRLFERLGVPIDPTRIAEGLSIADQQIIEIAKAISLDAKVLVMDEPTAALSGVEVDRLFAVARSLRDKGTGILFISHRFDEVFGLCDRITVMRDGRYISTHRTVDVTVEQIVREMVGRDIGALFPKAEAETGDVVLKVDGLSRAGVFRDISFEVRAGEIVALAGLVGAGRTEVARAVFGIDPYDAGAISFEGRKLKAGDPQAAITAGMGFVPEDRRKQGLVMNLSVARNVTLTLRNKLATAGLINGAAERRAAEEWSKRLQVKTGSQEHAVSTLSGGNQQKVVLAKWLATDPRLLIIDEPTRGIDVGTKSEVHRLISDLAGRGIAILMISSELPEVLGMADRVLVMREGRISAELDRADANPETVMHAATSSAGGTP, from the coding sequence ATGCAGCAGACAGACAGCCCCCGGTCCGGCCCCTCCGGGGACGGGCCACGGCCGGTACTCTCCCTTCACCACGCGGCCAAGACCTTCGGGCCGGTAGTCGCCCTGGCCGACGGGACCATCGAGATCCAGGCCGGCGAAATCCATGCCCTGGTCGGAGAAAACGGTGCCGGCAAGTCGACGCTGGTCAAGATCCTGGCAGGCCTGCATCATCCGGATTCGGGCGACTTTCAAGTCGGCGGCGAGAGCGTACAGTTCCGCAACGTCGGTGACAGCAAGGCCGCCGGAATTTCCGTCATTTACCAGGAGCCCACGCTCTTTCCGGACCTGACCGTCGCCGAGAACATCTTCGTCGGCCGCCAGCCCAAGGGCCGGTTTGGTTTGATCAGCAAGGCCGCCATGGTCCGGGAGGCAAGCAGGCTCTTCGAGCGGCTCGGTGTTCCCATCGATCCGACGCGAATTGCCGAGGGACTGTCCATTGCTGACCAGCAGATCATCGAAATCGCCAAAGCCATTTCGCTGGACGCCAAAGTGCTCGTGATGGACGAGCCCACCGCCGCCCTCAGCGGCGTGGAAGTGGACCGGCTGTTCGCCGTCGCCCGCAGTCTCCGGGACAAGGGAACCGGCATCCTGTTCATCTCGCACCGCTTCGACGAGGTCTTCGGCTTGTGCGATCGGATCACAGTGATGCGGGACGGCCGGTACATCTCCACGCACCGGACCGTCGACGTGACTGTGGAGCAGATAGTCCGTGAGATGGTCGGCCGGGACATCGGAGCCCTGTTCCCTAAGGCCGAGGCGGAAACCGGCGACGTTGTCCTGAAGGTCGATGGCCTGAGCCGGGCCGGGGTCTTCCGGGACATCAGCTTCGAAGTCCGCGCTGGCGAGATCGTGGCACTGGCCGGCCTGGTGGGCGCCGGCCGAACCGAGGTGGCGCGTGCCGTCTTCGGGATCGACCCCTACGACGCCGGTGCAATCAGCTTCGAGGGCCGGAAGCTGAAGGCCGGGGACCCTCAGGCTGCCATCACCGCAGGGATGGGTTTCGTCCCCGAGGACCGCCGCAAGCAGGGCCTGGTCATGAACCTTTCGGTGGCCCGGAACGTCACCCTCACGCTGCGGAACAAACTGGCGACGGCGGGGCTGATCAATGGCGCCGCCGAACGCCGTGCTGCGGAGGAGTGGAGCAAGCGGCTGCAGGTCAAAACCGGGTCGCAGGAGCACGCCGTGTCAACGCTCTCCGGCGGCAACCAGCAAAAAGTGGTCCTCGCCAAATGGCTGGCCACCGACCCGCGGCTGCTCATCATCGACGAACCCACACGGGGCATCGACGTCGGCACCAAGAGCGAGGTCCACCGGCTCATCTCGGACCTCGCCGGCCGGGGCATCGCGATCCTGATGATCTCGTCCGAGCTGCCCGAAGTGCTCGGCATGGCGGACCGGGTTCTGGTAATGCGGGAGGGCCGGATTAGCGCCGAACTCGACCGGGCCGATGCCAATCCCGAAACTGTCATGCACGCCGCAACTTCGTCCGCAGGAGGTACCCCATGA